The DNA segment GGACGCTGGGCGTCATCACCCGCGTGCTGCTGCGCCTGCGCCCCATGCCCCAGGCCAAGGCCACGGCCCTGGTGGCGGTGCCGCATTTCGACGCTGCGCTGGCCGTGCTGCAGCGCATGCAAGGCCGTTTCGGCAACAGCGTGGCCGCGTTCGAGCTGATGTGGGACAGCTTTGTGCAGGCCTCCATCCAGTGGCAGAAACTGCAGGCCCCGCTGGCCGAGCGCCACCCGCTGCTGGCGCTGATCGACGTGGACGGCAAGGACGAAGCCAGTCTGCGCGATGCCGTGGAAGAGGCCCTGGGCGAAGCCATGGAAGCAGGTGAAGTGGCCGACGCCGTGATCGCCCAGTCGCACACCCAGGCCCGCACGCTGTGGAAGCTGCGCGAAGCGCCGGCCGAGCTGAACACCCAGATGCACCCCCCGATCAATTTCGATGTCAGCCTGCCGCAGGCCGACATCGGCCGTTTTGCGCAAGCCATCCAGGCGGACTTCGATGCGCGCTGGCCCGGCCACCACACGCTGTTCTTCGGCCATGTGGGCGATGGCAATCTGCATGTCTCCACCGACGGCGCCACCGTCCGCGGCGAATGCGACGCGGTGGAAGCCGCGCTGTACGCGCAGGTGGAACGGTTCCACGGCAGCGTCTCGGCCGAGCACGGCATCGGCCTGCACAAAAAGCCTTTCCTGCATGCCAGCCGCACGCCGCAGGAACTGGCGGCCATGCGCGCCATCAAGGCTGCGCTGGACCCGCTGAATCTGATGAACCCCGGCAAGGTGTTCGACCTGTAAACCACCTGGCCTCCCAGGCCCGCATCTCTCCCATGCACGCTATGACCGATATCGCTCCCTTCCATTTCCACCAGGGCTCCCTGCCCTTGCTGGTGTCCATGCCGCACGCGGGCACGCATGTGCCGGCCGACATCGCGGCCCTGCTCACCGACGAAGCCCGCCAGGTGCCCGACACCGACTGGCATATGCCCGAGCTCTACGCCTTTGCCAAGGCCATGGGCGCCTCCATCCTGGCGGCCACCCATTCGCGCTATGTGGTGGACCTGAACCGCTCCCCCGATGGGGCCAGCCTCTACCCCGGCCAGAGCGTGACCGGCCTGTGCCCGGTGGACACCTTTGACGACACGCCCCTGTACCAGCGTGCCGAGGACCAGCCGGACGACGCCGAAGTGGCGCGCCGCCGCAGCACCTACTGGGCGCCCTACCATGCCCAGCTGCGTGCCGAGCTGGACCGCCTGCGTGCCGAGCATGGCCGTGTGCTGCTGTGGGATGCGCATTCCATCCGCTCGGTGCTGCCGCGTTTTTTCGACGGCAAGCTGCCCGATCTGAACCTGGGAACCGCCGATGGCGCCAGCTGCGCGCCGGAACTGGCGCAGCAGCTGCTGGCCATTGCCGAGCAGGCCCCCGGCGCCACGGCGGTGCTCAACGGCCGCTTCAAAGG comes from the Comamonas terrigena NBRC 13299 genome and includes:
- the hutG gene encoding N-formylglutamate deformylase → MTDIAPFHFHQGSLPLLVSMPHAGTHVPADIAALLTDEARQVPDTDWHMPELYAFAKAMGASILAATHSRYVVDLNRSPDGASLYPGQSVTGLCPVDTFDDTPLYQRAEDQPDDAEVARRRSTYWAPYHAQLRAELDRLRAEHGRVLLWDAHSIRSVLPRFFDGKLPDLNLGTADGASCAPELAQQLLAIAEQAPGATAVLNGRFKGGYITRHYGQPEQGIHAVQLELTQCSYMQETLPFAYLPERAGALQPTLQQLLQTALTWVQQPAQP
- a CDS encoding FAD-binding oxidoreductase; translation: MSLPSIDSFLSALQQQLGDAAVQTGAAVEARFHTDWSGQPPVAPLALVRPRSTEEVAAVLRLCHAHRIAVVPQGGLTGLAGGAVPVQGCVALSLERMNAMEAVDARTGLVTVQAGVTLQAVQEAAVAAGMVFGVDLGARGSCQIGGNVSTNAGGNGVLQHGMMREQVLGLEVVLADGTVLPMLRPMLKNNTGYDLKQFFIGAEGTLGVITRVLLRLRPMPQAKATALVAVPHFDAALAVLQRMQGRFGNSVAAFELMWDSFVQASIQWQKLQAPLAERHPLLALIDVDGKDEASLRDAVEEALGEAMEAGEVADAVIAQSHTQARTLWKLREAPAELNTQMHPPINFDVSLPQADIGRFAQAIQADFDARWPGHHTLFFGHVGDGNLHVSTDGATVRGECDAVEAALYAQVERFHGSVSAEHGIGLHKKPFLHASRTPQELAAMRAIKAALDPLNLMNPGKVFDL